From one Agathobaculum sp. NTUH-O15-33 genomic stretch:
- a CDS encoding ornithine cyclodeaminase family protein: MKHMIVIPEEKAAAAIDMKTALATVRDAHLACGKGEMYPGGRIAMPLGRGESSGQWLTAVCTEQPFFGFKFSAVFPDNPKRGMPTDQSTISLFSAINGEQLALIGANHLTALKTGAGAGVATDLLARKDARHLGIVGTGTQAFTQVLAIQEVRELEELRVFDMAADRMDAFASRIAAVQNRPYQIIPCGSGNECVAGSDIVSTVTPSRKPVFDADALKPGTHLNAIGSFTPFMQEIAEEAVQKASFVVTEHVDGLWAAAGDILIPFEKGLITRDKVRGSVGDLLAGKLPGRSDHAEITMYESVGSCVLDLAIAIAVYRAETGEPTA; the protein is encoded by the coding sequence ATGAAGCATATGATTGTCATCCCGGAAGAAAAAGCGGCGGCTGCCATTGATATGAAGACGGCGCTCGCCACCGTGCGGGATGCCCACCTTGCCTGCGGCAAGGGCGAGATGTACCCCGGCGGCCGCATCGCCATGCCCCTTGGCCGGGGGGAGAGCTCCGGCCAGTGGCTGACGGCCGTCTGCACGGAGCAGCCCTTCTTCGGCTTCAAGTTCTCCGCTGTCTTTCCGGACAATCCCAAGCGCGGGATGCCCACCGACCAGTCCACCATCAGCCTGTTCTCCGCAATCAACGGCGAGCAGCTGGCGCTCATCGGCGCAAACCACCTCACCGCTCTGAAGACGGGCGCTGGCGCTGGCGTGGCCACCGATCTGCTGGCCAGAAAGGATGCCCGCCATTTGGGGATCGTCGGCACAGGGACGCAGGCGTTTACCCAAGTGCTGGCCATTCAAGAAGTTCGGGAGCTGGAGGAGCTCCGCGTATTCGACATGGCCGCGGACCGGATGGACGCCTTCGCTTCGCGAATCGCCGCGGTGCAGAACCGCCCCTACCAAATCATCCCATGCGGCAGCGGCAACGAGTGCGTGGCCGGCTCCGACATCGTCAGCACCGTGACCCCTTCCCGCAAGCCGGTCTTTGACGCGGACGCGCTTAAACCCGGAACGCATCTCAACGCCATCGGCTCCTTTACGCCCTTCATGCAGGAGATTGCGGAGGAAGCGGTCCAAAAGGCGAGCTTCGTCGTCACCGAGCATGTGGACGGCCTGTGGGCCGCCGCGGGCGATATCCTGATCCCCTTTGAAAAGGGCCTGATCACCCGCGACAAGGTGCGCGGCAGCGTGGGGGATCTGCTGGCAGGCAAACTCCCCGGCCGCTCTGACCATGCTGAGATCACCATGTACGAAAGCGTGGGCTCCTGCGTGCTGGATCTAGCCATCGCTATTGCCGTCTACCGCGCGGAGACCGGCGAGCCGACCGCCTGA
- a CDS encoding aconitase X swivel domain-containing protein yields MEQITLKCRNVIAASARLPLVSSGESFSFVGGVDIQSGTISDYRHPNYRENITGKAFAFPFGRGSSGAGLVLMEMLRIGTAPGAIINVYTDPVILTGPMICRHFYNQVIPVLNVSETDFAKLAGAKEIEIFQDREEMILYR; encoded by the coding sequence ATGGAACAAATCACTTTGAAATGCAGGAACGTCATTGCCGCGTCCGCCCGGCTGCCGCTGGTCTCCTCCGGGGAATCCTTCAGCTTTGTCGGCGGTGTCGATATCCAAAGCGGTACGATCTCCGATTACCGCCATCCCAATTACCGGGAGAATATCACCGGCAAGGCGTTTGCGTTTCCCTTCGGGCGGGGCAGCAGCGGCGCGGGACTGGTGCTGATGGAGATGCTTCGCATCGGCACCGCTCCCGGCGCGATCATCAACGTCTATACCGATCCCGTGATCCTGACCGGCCCCATGATCTGCCGACACTTTTACAATCAGGTTATCCCTGTGCTCAACGTATCGGAAACGGACTTCGCAAAGCTCGCCGGAGCAAAGGAGATCGAGATCTTTCAGGACAGAGAGGAGATGATCCTTTACCGGTAG
- a CDS encoding GntR family transcriptional regulator — MGLKYQELENALEDMIFSGEGVSPNGRFLSERRLSELFQVSRATVRKAIDVLCKQGELVQIHGSGTFVKDIRKTQPLDSITRCSQNYAEMGFCPHNRELERSTIPASKHIAKCLQVAAGSPVLCVRKLFMADRMIFNESISYISAVNFPGIAQMDFSATPMLEIFRANYCAHAKRTDHAMEAVLPPREVSAHLQIPPETPVLLFESVSSGIMDGRFIPFEYFKTYYRTDFIRFGYSQEHEAIDFSAEAP; from the coding sequence ATGGGCCTCAAGTATCAGGAGCTTGAGAACGCTCTGGAGGATATGATTTTCTCCGGGGAAGGCGTTTCGCCCAACGGGCGTTTTTTGAGCGAACGGCGGCTTTCGGAGCTGTTTCAGGTCAGCCGCGCCACCGTCCGCAAGGCTATCGACGTTCTCTGCAAGCAGGGGGAGCTCGTTCAGATTCACGGGAGCGGCACCTTTGTCAAGGACATCCGCAAGACACAGCCGCTGGATTCCATCACCCGGTGTTCGCAAAACTACGCGGAGATGGGATTTTGCCCTCACAACCGGGAGCTGGAGCGCTCCACGATCCCGGCCAGCAAACATATCGCAAAGTGTTTGCAGGTTGCCGCGGGCTCCCCGGTGCTCTGCGTCAGAAAGCTGTTTATGGCGGACCGGATGATTTTTAACGAGTCGATCTCCTACATCTCGGCGGTCAACTTCCCGGGGATCGCGCAAATGGATTTTTCCGCGACGCCTATGTTGGAGATTTTCCGGGCGAACTACTGCGCCCATGCGAAAAGAACGGATCACGCCATGGAGGCGGTCCTTCCGCCACGCGAGGTCTCCGCGCATCTGCAGATTCCGCCGGAGACGCCGGTTCTGCTCTTCGAGTCCGTGTCCAGTGGAATCATGGACGGGCGCTTCATCCCGTTTGAATATTTTAAGACCTATTACCGGACGGATTTTATCCGCTTTGGCTACTCGCAGGAGCATGAGGCCATCGACTTTTCCGCGGAAGCGCCCTAG
- a CDS encoding aconitase X catalytic domain-containing protein, translating to MKLTEYERELLDGKHGEAVRMAMRVLCDLGDYYGAEDFVEITACHDDSTVYFGEAQVAFAEHLAGLGAKFAVPTTTNACALDMQRWDLQKQDAACMAATRRIEASHLRMGAIPTWTCAPYQTGFSPAFGAQVACAESNVICFMNSIVGARTNRYAGPLELLCGIAGRAPNFGLHKTENRYAEGLVVLSDEITEEMFDDPSMFSYVAFAYGKIVGSRVWALQGIPRRNLTLDNLKQFCATAASSGGIALVHLIGITPEAQTMEQAFNGKAPRQVVTIGLKELQEAEAALCNADQQGPIDLVSLGCPHFSCAEFQDLERLLAGRHIHPKTAMWVFTSRSNYGTTEASGLLDRIKALGVQVFVDGCTMEYPTAVWGTKSIMTNSGKFGTYCFNKVGIHPVFGNLRDCVETAVSGNVVRGGQLWNKSL from the coding sequence ATGAAGCTAACCGAATATGAGCGGGAATTGCTGGACGGCAAGCATGGGGAAGCCGTCCGGATGGCAATGCGGGTCCTCTGCGATCTGGGAGACTATTACGGCGCAGAGGATTTTGTGGAGATCACCGCTTGTCACGACGACAGCACGGTATATTTCGGCGAGGCGCAGGTTGCCTTCGCAGAACATCTGGCTGGTCTCGGCGCAAAATTCGCCGTTCCCACGACCACAAATGCCTGCGCGCTGGACATGCAGCGCTGGGATCTCCAAAAACAGGACGCGGCCTGCATGGCGGCGACCCGCCGCATCGAGGCGTCCCACCTCCGCATGGGCGCCATCCCCACCTGGACCTGTGCCCCCTATCAAACGGGTTTTTCCCCGGCGTTCGGCGCGCAGGTGGCGTGCGCAGAATCCAACGTCATCTGTTTTATGAACTCCATCGTCGGCGCCCGCACCAACCGCTATGCCGGCCCGCTGGAGCTTTTGTGCGGCATTGCCGGACGGGCTCCGAATTTTGGGCTCCACAAAACAGAGAACCGGTACGCGGAGGGACTGGTGGTCCTGAGCGACGAGATTACCGAGGAGATGTTCGACGATCCCAGCATGTTTAGTTATGTGGCCTTCGCCTACGGAAAGATTGTGGGAAGCCGCGTATGGGCCCTGCAGGGCATACCGAGGCGCAATCTGACGCTGGACAACCTAAAGCAGTTCTGCGCCACGGCGGCGTCCTCCGGCGGCATCGCGCTAGTTCATCTGATCGGCATTACGCCCGAGGCGCAGACTATGGAACAGGCTTTCAACGGCAAAGCGCCCCGGCAGGTGGTCACCATCGGGCTCAAGGAGCTTCAGGAGGCCGAGGCCGCGCTGTGCAACGCCGACCAGCAGGGCCCTATCGATCTGGTGTCTCTGGGCTGCCCCCACTTCTCCTGCGCGGAATTTCAGGATCTGGAACGGCTGCTGGCCGGACGGCACATCCATCCCAAGACGGCGATGTGGGTATTCACCAGCCGCTCGAACTATGGTACGACCGAGGCCAGCGGCCTGCTGGACCGCATCAAAGCGCTTGGCGTGCAGGTGTTTGTGGACGGCTGCACAATGGAATATCCCACCGCGGTCTGGGGTACAAAATCCATCATGACGAACTCCGGCAAGTTCGGAACCTATTGCTTCAATAAAGTTGGAATCCACCCGGTGTTCGGCAACCTGAGGGATTGCGTCGAAACAGCGGTTTCGGGAAACGTCGTTCGGGGAGGGCAGCTATGGAACAAATCACTTTGA
- the prfB gene encoding peptide chain release factor 2, with protein sequence MLQFEEYKVKLVNLAPQLEELRGNLGLEQAAREVEELELKSSQPGFWDDPEKSQKVVSRLGALKGKIEAYDHLRTLRDDLLTICEMAIEENDESMLEELQSGYDELEKGMAEQKLSTLLTGEYDHNNALVSFHAGAGGTEAQDWCEMLYRMYTRWAERHGFTYKIMDYQDGDEAGLKSADILIEGENAYGYLKGENGVHRLVRISPFDSSGRRHTSFSAIEVVPDIEDDSADFELKPEDYEMQVFRSSGAGGQHINKTSSAVRLIHHATGIVVSCQTERSQFQNKDNCLRMLRSKLVEIKEREHLDKISDIKGDQKKIEWGSQIRSYVFMPYTLAKDTRTGFENGNISAVMDGDIDGFINAYLSALATGNWATK encoded by the coding sequence ATGCTGCAATTTGAGGAATACAAAGTAAAGCTGGTAAACCTTGCCCCCCAGTTGGAAGAGCTGCGCGGCAACCTCGGTCTGGAACAGGCCGCGCGCGAGGTCGAAGAGCTTGAACTGAAAAGCTCTCAGCCCGGCTTTTGGGACGACCCGGAAAAGAGCCAGAAGGTCGTTTCCCGTCTGGGCGCTTTGAAGGGCAAGATCGAAGCGTACGACCACCTGCGAACGCTTCGCGACGATCTGCTCACCATCTGCGAGATGGCGATCGAAGAAAACGACGAATCCATGCTCGAAGAACTGCAAAGCGGCTATGACGAGCTGGAAAAGGGCATGGCCGAGCAAAAGCTTTCCACCCTGCTGACCGGCGAATACGATCACAACAACGCCCTCGTTTCCTTCCATGCGGGCGCGGGCGGCACCGAAGCGCAGGACTGGTGCGAAATGCTTTACCGCATGTACACCCGCTGGGCCGAGCGCCACGGCTTCACCTACAAGATCATGGACTATCAGGACGGCGACGAGGCCGGCCTGAAATCCGCCGATATCCTGATCGAAGGCGAAAACGCCTACGGCTACCTCAAGGGAGAAAACGGCGTGCACCGTCTGGTGCGCATTTCGCCGTTCGATTCCTCGGGCCGCCGCCACACCTCGTTCTCCGCGATCGAGGTCGTGCCCGATATCGAGGACGATTCGGCTGATTTCGAGCTTAAGCCCGAGGATTATGAAATGCAGGTGTTCCGCTCCTCCGGCGCGGGCGGCCAGCACATCAACAAAACCTCTTCCGCCGTGCGGCTGATCCATCACGCCACCGGCATCGTCGTATCCTGCCAGACCGAACGCAGCCAATTCCAGAACAAGGACAACTGTCTGCGTATGCTTCGTTCCAAGCTGGTCGAGATCAAGGAGCGCGAGCACCTCGATAAAATCTCCGACATCAAGGGCGATCAGAAAAAGATCGAATGGGGCAGCCAGATCCGTTCCTATGTGTTCATGCCCTATACCCTTGCCAAGGACACGCGCACCGGTTTTGAAAACGGCAATATCTCCGCAGTCATGGACGGCGATATCGACGGGTTCATCAACGCGTACCTCTCCGCCCTCGCCACCGGCAACTGGGCGACCAAGTAA
- a CDS encoding alanine:cation symporter family protein, whose amino-acid sequence MVTIIVLIGNASNIPSTIALIFSSSFGPRAAFGGMLGAAFFYPPSRRFTSTI is encoded by the coding sequence ATCGTCACCATTATCGTCCTGATCGGCAACGCCAGTAACATTCCCTCCACCATCGCCCTGATTTTCAGCAGTTCCTTTGGCCCCCGTGCAGCCTTCGGCGGCATGCTTGGCGCCGCGTTCTTCTACCCACCGTCAAGAAGGTTTACGTCGACTATATGA